Proteins from a single region of Pseudomonas sp. 10S4:
- a CDS encoding Gfo/Idh/MocA family protein gives MNVVRWGMIGCGDVTERKSGPAFYKAPGSALVAVMGRRLEVVSDYATRHGIARVYTDAESLINDPEVDAVYIATPPDSHHAYALMVAAAGKHCCVEKPMSLNAGQSREMQQVFSAAGLHLFVSYYRRSLPRFQQVRQWLEEGRVGEVRHLTWTLTKAASPADLGGSDNWRTDPVIAGGGYFADLASHGFDLFQYLLGDINEVAGFTARQAGLYAAEDAVTASWRFVSGATGMGCWNFVADRREDRVEVIGSKGRISFSVFDEHPVVLEADETLSLNIDHPEHIQWHHVLGMNAHIRGEAQHPAVAGEALKTDWVMDQILKRG, from the coding sequence ATGAACGTGGTGCGCTGGGGCATGATTGGTTGTGGGGATGTCACCGAACGCAAGAGCGGGCCGGCGTTCTACAAAGCGCCCGGTTCGGCGCTGGTGGCGGTGATGGGGCGACGGCTGGAGGTCGTGAGCGATTACGCCACACGCCACGGTATCGCCCGGGTCTACACCGATGCCGAGTCGCTGATCAACGATCCCGAGGTGGACGCGGTGTACATCGCCACGCCCCCCGACAGTCACCACGCTTATGCCCTGATGGTTGCTGCCGCCGGCAAACATTGCTGCGTCGAAAAACCGATGTCGCTGAATGCCGGGCAAAGTCGAGAAATGCAGCAGGTGTTCAGCGCTGCCGGTTTGCACTTGTTCGTTTCCTACTATCGACGTTCGTTGCCGCGCTTTCAGCAAGTTCGGCAATGGCTGGAAGAAGGGCGGGTCGGCGAGGTTCGGCACCTGACCTGGACGCTGACCAAGGCTGCTTCACCGGCGGATTTGGGTGGCTCGGATAACTGGCGCACTGATCCTGTGATTGCCGGTGGTGGTTATTTTGCCGACCTGGCCAGCCATGGTTTCGACCTGTTTCAGTACTTGCTCGGCGATATCAATGAAGTCGCCGGTTTTACTGCGCGGCAAGCCGGGTTGTATGCGGCTGAAGATGCCGTTACCGCCAGTTGGCGCTTTGTTTCGGGTGCCACGGGCATGGGTTGCTGGAACTTTGTGGCGGATCGGCGTGAGGATCGGGTCGAGGTGATTGGCAGTAAGGGCCGGATCAGCTTTTCGGTGTTTGATGAGCATCCTGTGGTGCTCGAAGCCGACGAAACCCTCAGCCTGAACATCGATCATCCTGAACACATCCAGTGGCATCACGTGCTGGGGATGAATGCGCATATCCGTGGTGAAGCGCAGCATCCGGCGGTGGCCGGCGAAGCGTTGAAGACGGATTGGGTGATGGACCAGATCCTCAAGCGCGGCTGA
- a CDS encoding AraC family transcriptional regulator — MPMKVVDPTYELALVSPFLLQTLAEVAELKGVNPESLCRGLGFTLEDLQDPAQRISYRQAVAMIQRALKVLPNRGLGLWVGAQNVLGTLGLLGHVLSLCKTLRDAFELGIRHQHTSGGIVVSSVEEAGDRVFVDIECRLPFTEVQLFAVEEFFASLLVYGRALVGADFKPMAVEFVHAAPDYVAEYERLLGPDVRFGCLQNRMVIAAHWLDVRLPNHHSLALRQAVKLLELEAAQVHQKIDLIQAVERAIARDLTQGSHIEKIAGDLNMSSRTLRRRLTEHALTFETLLEQVRQARTLSLLANPEMSIERITEEVGYSDVRSFRRAFKRWTGMSPTAFRVSS; from the coding sequence ATGCCAATGAAAGTCGTCGACCCTACCTACGAACTGGCGCTGGTTTCGCCATTCCTGTTGCAAACCCTGGCCGAAGTCGCCGAGCTCAAAGGGGTCAATCCCGAGAGCCTTTGCCGGGGGCTGGGCTTCACCCTTGAAGATCTCCAGGACCCGGCGCAGCGTATTTCCTACCGCCAGGCCGTGGCGATGATCCAGCGCGCGCTCAAGGTCTTGCCCAATCGCGGGCTGGGCTTGTGGGTTGGCGCGCAGAACGTGCTTGGCACCCTGGGGCTGCTCGGGCATGTGTTGTCGCTGTGCAAGACCCTGCGCGATGCGTTTGAGCTGGGCATCCGCCATCAACACACCTCCGGCGGCATCGTGGTGTCGAGCGTGGAGGAGGCGGGCGATCGGGTGTTTGTCGATATCGAATGCCGCTTGCCGTTTACCGAGGTGCAGTTGTTTGCGGTGGAGGAGTTTTTCGCCAGCCTGCTGGTGTACGGACGGGCGTTGGTCGGGGCCGATTTCAAGCCGATGGCGGTGGAGTTCGTCCATGCCGCGCCGGATTACGTCGCCGAATATGAGCGTTTACTCGGGCCGGACGTGCGTTTTGGTTGCCTGCAAAACCGCATGGTGATCGCCGCTCACTGGCTGGACGTGCGACTGCCCAACCATCACTCGCTGGCGTTGCGTCAGGCCGTCAAGTTGCTGGAGCTGGAAGCGGCGCAGGTTCACCAGAAAATTGATCTGATTCAAGCCGTGGAGCGGGCGATTGCCCGGGACCTGACCCAAGGCAGCCACATCGAAAAGATTGCCGGCGACCTGAACATGAGCAGCCGCACCTTGCGCCGACGCCTGACCGAACATGCCCTGACCTTCGAAACCTTGCTGGAACAAGTGCGCCAGGCGCGGACCCTGAGCCTGTTGGCTAACCCCGAGATGTCGATCGAGCGGATCACCGAGGAGGTCGGCTACAGCGATGTGCGCAGCTTTCGCCGGGCGTTCAAGCGCTGGACCGGGATGAGCCCGACGGCGTTTCGGGTCAGTTCATAA